From Paenibacillus graminis, a single genomic window includes:
- a CDS encoding nucleoside hydrolase, producing the protein MPTPIIIDCDPGHDDAIAILLALAHPEQLEIRGITTVGGNQILDKITDNALKVLSFVNADIPVAKGAAAPLLGKLVTGEQAHGESGMDGPALPASRFKPVEQGAVEFMLEIIRSSEEKITLVPTAPLTNIALLITAYPEVKEKIEKISLMGGGLAYGNVTATAEFNIYVDPEAARIVFESGIPIVMSGLDVTDKAAIFEKEILELKSRGPVSVMVGELLDFYSIYGKKMGYIGSALHDPCAVAWLLQPELFESEHLHVTVETEGRLTRGMTVADRRKKPDRAANTQVLLGVDREAFMKLLFDSLDRLDREHGLAAGEK; encoded by the coding sequence ATGCCAACACCTATCATTATTGACTGCGATCCGGGGCATGATGACGCGATTGCCATTCTGCTTGCGCTGGCTCATCCGGAGCAGCTGGAGATCCGGGGGATTACCACGGTTGGCGGCAACCAGATTCTCGATAAAATAACGGATAATGCGCTCAAAGTGCTCAGCTTTGTCAATGCCGACATCCCCGTAGCCAAAGGAGCGGCAGCACCCCTGCTCGGAAAGCTGGTAACCGGAGAACAAGCGCACGGTGAATCCGGCATGGACGGCCCTGCGCTTCCGGCCAGCAGGTTCAAGCCGGTGGAACAGGGCGCGGTAGAATTCATGCTGGAGATCATCCGGTCATCGGAAGAGAAAATTACTCTGGTGCCGACGGCGCCGCTTACGAATATTGCCCTTTTAATTACAGCTTATCCCGAAGTAAAAGAAAAGATCGAGAAGATTTCGCTAATGGGCGGCGGTTTGGCTTACGGAAATGTGACTGCAACGGCAGAGTTCAATATTTATGTGGACCCCGAAGCGGCGCGTATTGTCTTTGAATCCGGGATTCCTATTGTAATGAGCGGACTGGATGTGACGGATAAAGCGGCTATTTTTGAAAAGGAAATTCTGGAGCTGAAATCCCGGGGGCCTGTGTCCGTGATGGTGGGCGAACTGCTGGATTTCTATTCGATCTATGGCAAAAAAATGGGCTATATCGGCAGCGCGCTGCATGATCCATGTGCAGTGGCCTGGCTGCTGCAGCCGGAGCTGTTTGAATCGGAGCATCTGCATGTTACGGTAGAAACGGAAGGCCGGCTGACCAGAGGAATGACGGTAGCCGACCGGAGAAAGAAGCCGGACCGTGCCGCTAATACACAGGTACTGCTCGGAGTGGACCGCGAAGCCTTCATGAAGCTGCTGTTTGATTCGCTGGACAGACTTGACCGGGAGCATGGGCTTGCGGCGGGAGAGAAATAG
- a CDS encoding ABC transporter permease yields MNSLLNVILTTDFAFSVLRVTTPILFAALGALISNRAGIINIGMEGIMLVSALTGVIVSAYTHSAWVGLLGAVLSGTLIAGILAFFTLKFKTHIILGGVAINMFASGGTVFILYLLSGDKGSSTSLASKVLPSVQIPLLKDIPVLGPILSGHHILTYLSILSVLVVYYLLNRTPLGLRIRSVGENPHAAQSVGVSVIKIQYTALLLSGFFASLGGAYMSMGYLSLFTRDMVAGRGWIAIAAESMGRSTTVGTALTSLLFGAADALSNALQVLKIPAELIATLPYVATVIGLIIYAVSETRKKNKKLKTTATK; encoded by the coding sequence ATGAACAGTCTGCTGAACGTCATTCTGACGACGGATTTTGCCTTCTCGGTGCTGCGTGTGACGACGCCGATTCTGTTCGCTGCGCTGGGTGCGCTGATCTCGAACCGCGCGGGCATCATCAACATCGGGATGGAGGGGATCATGCTCGTCTCCGCTCTGACCGGTGTCATTGTGAGCGCCTATACGCACAGCGCCTGGGTCGGACTGCTGGGAGCGGTATTATCGGGAACGCTTATTGCGGGGATATTGGCTTTTTTCACCTTGAAATTTAAGACCCATATCATTCTCGGCGGTGTGGCGATCAATATGTTCGCATCAGGCGGTACGGTATTCATTCTGTATCTGCTTAGCGGAGATAAGGGCTCATCCACTTCCTTAGCGAGCAAGGTGCTGCCGAGTGTGCAGATTCCGCTGCTGAAGGATATTCCGGTGCTGGGCCCGATTTTGTCAGGCCATCATATTTTGACCTATCTCTCGATTCTGTCTGTGCTTGTGGTTTATTATCTGCTGAACCGCACGCCGCTTGGGCTGCGTATCCGCTCGGTAGGCGAAAATCCGCATGCGGCCCAGTCGGTCGGAGTCAGTGTGATCAAAATCCAGTATACCGCGCTCCTGCTCAGCGGGTTCTTCGCCAGCTTGGGCGGAGCCTACATGTCGATGGGCTATCTGTCACTGTTCACCCGCGATATGGTGGCCGGACGGGGCTGGATTGCGATTGCCGCCGAATCGATGGGCCGGAGCACGACAGTGGGTACGGCGTTAACCTCACTTTTATTCGGAGCAGCCGACGCCCTCTCCAATGCCCTCCAGGTATTGAAGATTCCGGCGGAGCTGATCGCTACACTTCCATATGTGGCGACAGTCATCGGTCTGATCATTTACGCCGTATCCGAAACGCGGAAGAAGAACAAGAAGCTGAAGACTACTGCTACCAAATAG
- a CDS encoding ADP-ribosylglycohydrolase family protein translates to MAGWERLQETVRLELLQREEEGCRTGSLAEKLAAAGSEEGKLMEVYRELMALTEAEDFPYEEPSDLAAIRRLRPDGPRKLAVEWTPKQWRDRFYGAWLGRSVGCALGKPLEYWDYLYGKDGRPGWENIELWFRGADAWPITGYTPEHSRAEAEYGLGLSGWSFTSTREKISYMESDDDIRYTVLGLMLLEQKGLDWDSWDIGKLWHGHLTYSQVCTAETQAYMNFARETSHLHGEKPEDWPLRQERVRMHLNPYREWIGAAIRADGLAYGAAGYPELAAELGWRDASFSHVKNGIYGEMFYAAMISAAFAGLDNERIVEIGLSEIPQTSRLARDVLQGIAIAQKAGSERELVSRLWDRFSHYDPVHTNNNAAIVAASLVYGGDDFEKVVVASVSAGMDTDCNGATVGSIMGAKLGAAQLPAGWTAPLNDTLYADLPGYHPIAISEVAERSYQVFLKIRAELENGNSSQRK, encoded by the coding sequence ATGGCGGGCTGGGAACGGCTTCAGGAGACGGTGCGGCTGGAGCTGCTGCAGCGTGAAGAGGAAGGCTGCCGGACCGGCAGCCTGGCAGAGAAGCTTGCTGCTGCTGGAAGTGAGGAAGGCAAGCTTATGGAAGTGTACCGGGAGTTGATGGCACTCACCGAGGCTGAAGACTTCCCTTATGAGGAGCCGTCGGATCTCGCGGCGATCCGGCGTTTGCGTCCGGATGGGCCGCGCAAGCTGGCGGTGGAGTGGACTCCCAAGCAGTGGAGGGACCGCTTCTACGGGGCCTGGCTGGGCAGAAGTGTGGGCTGTGCATTGGGCAAGCCGCTGGAGTATTGGGATTATCTATACGGTAAGGACGGACGTCCGGGCTGGGAAAATATTGAGCTGTGGTTCCGCGGGGCGGATGCCTGGCCGATTACCGGCTATACTCCGGAACATTCACGGGCGGAGGCTGAATATGGTCTGGGCTTAAGCGGCTGGTCGTTCACGAGTACCCGAGAGAAGATCAGTTATATGGAGAGTGACGACGATATCCGCTATACCGTCTTAGGCCTGATGCTGCTGGAGCAGAAGGGGCTGGACTGGGATTCATGGGATATCGGCAAGCTGTGGCACGGGCATCTGACGTATAGCCAGGTATGCACGGCGGAAACGCAGGCCTACATGAATTTTGCCCGCGAAACCTCCCACCTGCACGGCGAGAAGCCGGAAGATTGGCCGCTGCGGCAGGAGCGGGTGCGGATGCACCTCAACCCGTACCGGGAGTGGATTGGCGCAGCCATCCGCGCGGACGGGCTGGCCTACGGAGCGGCAGGCTACCCCGAGCTGGCCGCCGAGCTGGGCTGGCGGGATGCTTCCTTTTCCCATGTGAAGAACGGAATCTACGGGGAGATGTTCTATGCCGCGATGATCTCCGCCGCGTTCGCCGGGCTGGATAACGAGCGCATTGTGGAAATCGGACTGAGTGAGATTCCGCAGACAAGCAGACTGGCCCGTGATGTGCTGCAGGGGATTGCAATCGCGCAAAAGGCAGGCAGTGAACGGGAGCTTGTCAGCAGGCTGTGGGACCGGTTCAGCCATTATGATCCGGTGCATACCAATAACAATGCCGCCATTGTCGCCGCCTCCCTGGTGTACGGAGGCGATGATTTTGAGAAGGTTGTGGTGGCTTCGGTATCTGCCGGAATGGATACGGACTGCAACGGTGCTACCGTCGGCTCCATCATGGGAGCGAAGCTGGGGGCTGCACAGCTGCCGGCCGGCTGGACGGCGCCGCTGAATGACACGCTGTATGCCGACCTGCCCGGGTACCATCCGATTGCGATTTCAGAGGTCGCCGAGCGGAGCTATCAGGTGTTCCTGAAGATTCGCGCGGAGCTTGAGAACGGGAATTCGTCTCAACGGAAGTAG